A window of the Microbacterium sp. LWH13-1.2 genome harbors these coding sequences:
- a CDS encoding sugar ABC transporter permease, whose translation MSERREATASSSMPGAAGVPFGSPAPRVPRPPRRRGNGWVAVAFLAPGMIGFVLFILTPLFGSAFISLFDWKLFGSPDFIGFENYIKLFRDPTFYTVLGNTLIFAIVYTALNLVVALTISLWLSTRMKAAGAWRVIFFLPVITPMVANALVWRLLLSQDGLVNSMLATVGIDGPNWLSDSAWALPSVIAMSVWQSFGYNVIVLSAGLSAIPKELLEASRIDGTSAWQRLRFIILPLLSPSLFFCSTMTMIGAFQVFVQPLFLTQGGPGESTNTFVLYLYRNGFVFDRLGYASALAWILFLVVMLITALQFVGQRRWVNYE comes from the coding sequence ATGAGCGAGCGGAGAGAGGCCACGGCCTCCTCTTCGATGCCCGGCGCGGCGGGGGTGCCCTTCGGCTCTCCCGCCCCGCGGGTTCCGAGGCCGCCGCGCCGACGCGGCAACGGCTGGGTGGCGGTCGCCTTCCTCGCCCCGGGGATGATCGGGTTCGTCCTCTTCATCCTCACGCCGCTGTTCGGGTCGGCATTCATCAGCCTCTTCGACTGGAAGCTGTTCGGCAGCCCCGACTTCATCGGGTTCGAGAACTACATCAAACTGTTCCGCGACCCGACGTTCTACACGGTGCTCGGCAACACGCTGATCTTCGCGATCGTCTACACCGCGCTGAACCTCGTCGTCGCCCTCACCATCTCGCTGTGGCTCAGCACGCGCATGAAGGCGGCAGGGGCCTGGAGGGTCATCTTCTTCCTGCCGGTCATCACTCCGATGGTGGCGAACGCCCTTGTGTGGCGTCTTCTGCTCTCGCAGGACGGCCTCGTCAACTCGATGCTCGCGACGGTGGGCATCGACGGCCCCAACTGGCTGTCCGACTCGGCCTGGGCGTTGCCCTCAGTGATCGCGATGTCGGTCTGGCAGTCGTTCGGCTACAACGTGATCGTCCTGTCGGCAGGTCTCAGCGCCATCCCGAAGGAGCTGCTCGAGGCGTCCCGCATCGACGGGACCTCGGCCTGGCAGCGCCTGCGGTTCATCATCCTTCCGCTGCTGTCGCCGTCTCTGTTCTTCTGCTCGACGATGACGATGATCGGCGCCTTCCAGGTCTTCGTGCAGCCGCTGTTCCTCACCCAGGGAGGACCGGGTGAGAGCACCAACACCTTCGTGCTGTACCTCTATCGCAACGGCTTCGTCTTCGATCGGCTCGGCTATGCATCCGCTCTCGCGTGGATCCTCTTCCTCGTGGTGATGCTCATCACCGCCTTGCAGTTCGTCGGCCAGCGCAGGTGGGTGAACTATGAGTGA
- a CDS encoding carbohydrate ABC transporter permease, with protein sequence MSLPRRASQRRDSIKEWLNTAAIAAVALIFAFPFIWMFLTALKPENEVFTATPQIFGSEIRWANFVEAWTVVPFGRFILNGLLVAILGAALSVIVAVLSAYAFSRLRFKYRDKLFLLFVLTLVLPQEVLVVPLFIMINSWGWNDSYAALIIPFAFTAFGTFLMRQFFLTIPMEYEEAALIDGASRLRTLWSVLLPQLVAPLSVLAVFSFIGYWNSYLWPLIIINTQDMATVPLGLGMFTGQFGTQWSLLMAASTLAVIPSLILVLLLQRQLIKGVTLGGLGGR encoded by the coding sequence ATGAGTCTGCCTCGTCGAGCGAGTCAGCGCCGGGACTCGATCAAGGAGTGGCTGAACACCGCAGCCATCGCCGCGGTCGCGCTGATCTTCGCGTTCCCGTTCATCTGGATGTTCCTCACCGCTCTCAAGCCCGAGAACGAGGTGTTCACGGCGACGCCGCAGATCTTCGGCTCGGAGATCCGCTGGGCCAACTTCGTCGAGGCGTGGACGGTCGTGCCCTTCGGCCGGTTCATCCTCAACGGCCTTCTCGTCGCGATCCTCGGCGCCGCGCTCTCGGTGATCGTCGCAGTGCTGTCGGCGTACGCCTTCTCGCGGCTGCGCTTCAAGTACCGCGACAAGCTCTTCCTGCTGTTCGTGCTCACGCTCGTGCTGCCCCAGGAGGTGCTCGTCGTCCCGCTGTTCATCATGATCAACAGCTGGGGGTGGAACGACAGCTATGCGGCCCTCATCATCCCGTTCGCCTTCACCGCGTTCGGCACGTTCCTGATGCGCCAGTTCTTCCTCACCATCCCGATGGAGTACGAGGAAGCGGCGCTGATCGACGGCGCCTCGCGGCTGCGCACCCTGTGGTCGGTGCTGCTTCCGCAGCTCGTCGCGCCGCTGAGCGTGCTCGCGGTGTTCTCGTTCATCGGCTACTGGAACTCGTACCTGTGGCCGCTGATCATCATCAACACGCAGGACATGGCCACCGTGCCCCTCGGGCTCGGCATGTTCACCGGTCAGTTCGGCACGCAGTGGTCGCTGCTGATGGCCGCGTCGACGCTGGCCGTCATCCCCTCGTTGATCCTCGTGCTGCTGCTGCAGAGGCAGCTCATCAAGGGAGTCACCCTGGGCGGACTCGGAGGACGCTGA
- a CDS encoding mandelate racemase/muconate lactonizing enzyme family protein: MTTTHDTTRGLLEVTADATAGSRIVHAEAQLCDLPVETERTDALQTFVKQETILVRLRTADGTEGTGYSYTIGTGGGAVLSLLRETLLPALIGLEAERPEALWLALFGITRATTVGPVTALALAAVDTAVWDAKTRRAGLPLWVAAGGAAPSVPVYDTEGGWLHFRTDELVAHAVDAKERGMGGVKIKVGMPRGHQDLDRLRAVRDAVGPGMDIMVDANQSFTVAEAVRRARLFEQVDVFWFEEPLPAEDIEGHRLLARSTSVPIAVGESMYSLGHFREHLQRGGASIVQADVARVGGITPWLKIAHLAESFNAPVAPHFLMELHVSLVCAIPNALYLEHIPQLRAVTTGEIRIENGRGWAPTEAGLGIAWDDDALARLIVS, translated from the coding sequence ATGACCACGACACACGACACCACCCGGGGCCTCCTCGAGGTCACGGCAGATGCGACGGCAGGCAGCCGCATCGTGCACGCCGAGGCGCAGCTGTGCGACCTGCCGGTCGAGACCGAGCGGACGGATGCTCTGCAGACGTTCGTCAAGCAGGAGACCATCCTGGTGCGGCTGCGCACTGCGGACGGCACAGAGGGCACCGGATACAGCTACACGATCGGCACCGGCGGAGGAGCGGTGCTCAGTCTGCTGCGCGAGACGCTGCTGCCCGCGCTGATCGGGCTCGAGGCAGAGCGCCCTGAAGCGCTGTGGCTCGCACTGTTCGGCATCACGCGCGCCACGACGGTGGGGCCGGTCACCGCGCTCGCGCTCGCCGCAGTCGACACCGCGGTGTGGGATGCGAAGACCCGCCGAGCCGGCCTGCCGCTGTGGGTCGCGGCGGGTGGAGCCGCACCGTCCGTCCCGGTGTACGACACCGAGGGCGGGTGGCTGCACTTCCGCACCGACGAGCTCGTCGCGCACGCGGTCGACGCGAAGGAACGCGGCATGGGCGGCGTGAAGATCAAGGTCGGGATGCCGCGTGGCCACCAGGACCTGGATCGGCTGCGGGCCGTGCGAGACGCCGTGGGCCCGGGCATGGACATCATGGTCGACGCGAACCAGTCGTTCACGGTGGCTGAGGCCGTGCGACGAGCGCGGCTGTTCGAGCAGGTCGACGTCTTCTGGTTCGAGGAGCCGCTTCCGGCGGAGGACATCGAGGGCCACCGTCTGCTCGCCCGCTCGACCTCGGTGCCGATCGCGGTCGGCGAGAGCATGTACTCGCTCGGCCACTTCCGCGAGCACCTGCAACGAGGTGGGGCATCGATCGTGCAAGCCGATGTCGCCAGGGTCGGCGGCATCACGCCGTGGCTCAAGATCGCACATCTGGCCGAGTCGTTCAACGCCCCGGTCGCCCCGCACTTCCTCATGGAGCTGCACGTGTCACTCGTCTGCGCCATCCCCAACGCGCTGTACCTCGAGCACATCCCGCAGCTGCGAGCGGTCACGACCGGCGAGATCCGCATCGAGAACGGGCGCGGCTGGGCGCCGACCGAGGCAGGGCTCGGAATCGCGTGGGACGACGACGCTCTGGCTCGGCTGATCGTGTCATGA
- a CDS encoding aldo/keto reductase, which yields MSAVVSFGSQPVAIGRAGLSAPPIAYGAAALGNLYQALGEEDWPTIVPAAWAGGVRYFDVAPHYGLGLAERRLGEGLRDLPRDEIIVSTKVGRLLVPQDAGGRTDRENLFDVPADHRRVRDYSRDGVLRSIEQSLERLGLDRIDIALVHDPDDHERDALDGAFPALSELRDQGVIRSFGAGMNQSGMLSRFVRETDADVMMIAGRWTLLDQSAAADLLPAADERDVTVLAAAVFNSGILATDAPGQDSTFDYGPAGRSVVERAQAIARVAHRHGRTLPELAAQYPLTHPSVGVVVMGGASAEQVERNSGLVARHVGTEVWGELRERGLISHEVAPARQAVGREGHPVR from the coding sequence ATGAGCGCCGTGGTCTCCTTCGGCTCGCAGCCCGTCGCGATCGGGCGGGCGGGGCTCTCCGCTCCGCCCATCGCGTACGGAGCCGCCGCACTCGGCAACCTCTACCAGGCGCTCGGCGAGGAGGACTGGCCGACGATCGTGCCCGCAGCGTGGGCGGGCGGTGTGCGGTACTTCGATGTCGCGCCGCACTACGGTCTCGGGCTCGCCGAGCGTCGGCTGGGCGAGGGTCTGCGCGACCTGCCGCGCGACGAGATCATCGTCTCGACCAAGGTCGGGCGACTGCTGGTGCCGCAGGATGCCGGGGGCCGCACCGACAGGGAGAATCTGTTCGACGTTCCCGCCGATCACCGTCGTGTGCGCGACTACTCGCGTGACGGTGTGCTGCGCTCGATCGAGCAGTCTCTCGAGCGTCTCGGTCTCGACCGCATCGACATCGCCCTCGTGCACGACCCGGATGATCACGAGCGGGACGCACTGGACGGAGCGTTCCCCGCGCTGAGCGAGCTGCGCGACCAAGGCGTCATCCGCTCCTTCGGCGCCGGCATGAATCAGAGCGGGATGCTCTCGCGATTCGTGCGGGAGACGGATGCCGACGTGATGATGATCGCCGGGCGCTGGACGCTGCTGGATCAGTCGGCGGCGGCCGACCTGCTCCCCGCGGCCGACGAGCGCGACGTCACGGTGCTCGCCGCCGCGGTGTTCAACTCGGGGATCCTTGCGACGGACGCTCCGGGGCAGGACTCCACGTTCGACTACGGCCCCGCAGGCCGCTCGGTGGTCGAACGGGCGCAGGCGATCGCGCGCGTCGCGCATCGCCATGGACGGACGCTCCCGGAGCTGGCCGCCCAGTACCCGTTGACGCACCCGTCAGTCGGGGTCGTCGTGATGGGCGGCGCGAGCGCCGAGCAGGTCGAACGGAACAGCGGGCTCGTCGCTCGACATGTCGGAACCGAGGTGTGGGGCGAACTCCGGGAACGGGGCCTGATCAGCCACGAGGTGGCCCCCGCGCGGCAGGCCGTGGGCCGAGAAGGGCACCCCGTACGATGA
- a CDS encoding GntR family transcriptional regulator, translated as MFGDDEARGPRPLPARRALVDDVYDAVLGLLMDRVIEPGARVNIDAVARDLDVSPTPVREALTRLESEGLVAKRALKGYVAAPLLDEAGLRDLYDMRELLEPEAARRASTHLDDDTENELAESVVQMRAASAPDEDESFRNYRRFIDEDLHFHHLIAEHAQSPLLSEAIVRLRSHMHLYRLNFRHDFEDDTVNEHEGILDALRRRDANAAAEAMRAHIENSYDRLGPALARRAENASE; from the coding sequence ATGTTCGGCGACGACGAGGCACGCGGACCGCGGCCGCTCCCGGCGCGACGCGCCCTCGTCGATGACGTGTACGACGCGGTGCTCGGTCTTCTCATGGACCGGGTCATCGAACCCGGCGCCCGAGTGAACATCGATGCGGTCGCTCGCGATCTCGACGTCTCGCCGACACCCGTGCGCGAGGCCCTCACGCGTCTCGAGTCCGAGGGACTCGTCGCGAAACGGGCGCTCAAAGGCTACGTCGCAGCCCCACTGCTCGACGAGGCAGGCCTCCGCGACCTCTACGACATGCGCGAGCTGCTCGAACCGGAGGCCGCGCGTCGCGCCTCGACCCATCTCGACGACGACACCGAGAACGAACTCGCCGAATCCGTCGTGCAGATGCGTGCTGCATCCGCCCCCGATGAGGACGAGAGCTTCCGCAATTACCGCCGGTTCATCGACGAGGATCTGCACTTCCACCACCTGATCGCCGAGCATGCGCAGAGCCCGCTGCTCTCGGAGGCCATCGTGCGACTGCGCTCGCACATGCACCTCTACCGACTGAACTTCCGACACGACTTCGAGGACGACACGGTCAACGAGCACGAGGGCATCCTCGACGCCCTGCGCAGACGAGACGCGAACGCTGCTGCCGAGGCGATGCGCGCTCACATCGAGAATTCGTACGATCGGCTCGGCCCCGCGCTCGCGCGGCGGGCGGAGAACGCATCCGAATGA
- a CDS encoding Na+/H+ antiporter subunit A → MLTLLAVFLLGSILMPVLVRWLGSQAFAIAALIPAAAFVHALVLTPQVLDGPTPFVSVEWIPQLGLNLSMNMDVLGWVLTLIVTGVGALVLLYCRWYFHDDSAGIGQFAAVLLGFAGAMYGLVLTDDLVMLVMFWEVTSILSYLLIGHYRRRAASRRAALQALLVTTLGGLVMFVGVVLLVVDAGTSSIREILELAPTGPIVDAAVVMLLIGAISKSAIFPFHFWLPGAMAAPTPVSAYLHAAAMVKAGIYLIARFAPIFAFTGPWRPIIISLGIVTMLLGGIQALRETDLKRILAFGTVSQLGFFSIVIGYGTQASALAGLALVIGHALFKSALFLIVGVIDRQLSTRDIDELSGVGRQAPVMATAAFISVASMAGIAPTIGFVAKESTLTALLDDAMHGSPWGLVAIIGVSLGSILTAAYGIRFLWGAFWKKRDAVGDHLPDTAWPDPPVGFLSAPIILAGITIAAGIGAPALDTALQGYALTATPGLDAEGVAAEGPGHLALWHGLEPALGISILSILLGAGLFLLTVRTGWDRKARLIPFTAADVYYLVMRGVDRLSVLSTTLTQRGSLPVYVGTIFVVFVAAEITALLASDVDRFQLSAWHTPAQVVVAPMMAAAAVMAVRAQKRYTGVVLVSITGLGMVVLFATSGAPDLALTQILVETVTMVTFALVLRRLPARMGEHNASVGRIPRALLGVGVGLTMALVAIVATQSRVSDPISEAFPRLAYEIGHGKNVVNVALVDLRGWDTMGELSVLVLAATGVASLVFVTHRADMLSATKTLPKARRRRTLSRPLVETTEGVRFQTSENESSPRAWLVGGQRMKPENRSILLEVIVRILFHTIIVVSIFLLFSGHNLPGGGFAGGLVAGMALVMRYVAGGRWELGAAAPTDAGRLLGTGLILAVGTAVVPLFFGMAPLTSTFWEWEIPGIGHMEFVTSTIFDIGVYLVVIGLVLDVLRSLGGEVDRQAQEFRERGVTL, encoded by the coding sequence ATGCTGACGCTCCTCGCCGTGTTCCTCCTCGGGTCGATCCTGATGCCCGTGCTGGTGCGATGGCTGGGTTCTCAGGCATTCGCGATCGCGGCTCTCATTCCCGCAGCGGCATTCGTCCATGCGCTGGTGCTCACCCCCCAGGTTCTCGACGGGCCCACGCCGTTCGTGTCGGTCGAGTGGATCCCGCAGCTCGGGCTCAACCTGTCTATGAACATGGACGTGCTCGGCTGGGTGCTCACCCTGATCGTCACGGGCGTCGGTGCTCTCGTTCTGCTCTACTGCCGTTGGTACTTCCACGACGATTCGGCGGGGATCGGCCAGTTCGCAGCCGTCCTGCTCGGCTTCGCCGGCGCGATGTACGGTCTCGTCCTGACCGACGACCTGGTCATGCTCGTCATGTTCTGGGAGGTGACGAGCATCCTCTCGTACCTCCTGATCGGGCACTACCGACGCCGTGCGGCCAGCCGACGCGCGGCCCTGCAGGCGCTCCTGGTCACCACCCTCGGCGGCCTCGTCATGTTCGTCGGTGTCGTGCTGCTCGTGGTCGATGCCGGCACCTCCAGCATCCGCGAGATCCTCGAGCTCGCCCCCACCGGTCCCATCGTCGACGCCGCAGTGGTGATGCTCCTGATCGGAGCCATCAGCAAATCGGCGATCTTCCCGTTCCACTTCTGGCTGCCGGGAGCCATGGCTGCGCCGACGCCGGTGAGCGCGTACCTGCACGCGGCGGCCATGGTGAAGGCAGGCATCTACCTGATCGCGCGCTTCGCACCGATCTTCGCGTTCACCGGGCCCTGGCGGCCGATCATCATCTCGCTGGGGATCGTGACGATGCTCCTCGGCGGCATCCAGGCGCTGCGCGAGACCGACCTCAAGCGCATCCTCGCGTTCGGCACCGTGAGCCAGCTCGGGTTCTTCTCGATCGTGATCGGCTACGGCACGCAGGCGAGCGCCCTGGCGGGTCTCGCGCTCGTGATCGGGCACGCGCTGTTCAAGTCGGCGCTGTTCCTGATCGTCGGCGTGATCGACCGTCAGCTGTCGACCCGTGACATCGATGAGCTGAGCGGTGTGGGTCGTCAGGCCCCGGTCATGGCGACCGCGGCATTCATCTCGGTCGCCTCGATGGCGGGCATCGCTCCGACCATCGGCTTCGTCGCGAAGGAGTCGACGCTCACCGCACTCCTCGATGACGCCATGCACGGATCCCCCTGGGGTCTCGTCGCGATCATCGGCGTCAGTCTCGGTTCCATTCTCACTGCGGCATATGGCATCCGCTTCCTCTGGGGAGCCTTCTGGAAGAAGCGCGATGCCGTCGGCGACCACCTGCCGGACACCGCCTGGCCCGACCCGCCTGTCGGCTTCCTCTCGGCGCCGATCATCCTCGCCGGAATCACGATCGCCGCCGGTATCGGCGCACCCGCGCTCGACACCGCCCTGCAGGGCTACGCGCTCACGGCGACCCCCGGTCTCGATGCGGAGGGCGTGGCCGCGGAGGGACCGGGGCACCTTGCGCTCTGGCACGGGCTGGAGCCCGCGCTCGGCATCTCGATCCTCTCCATCCTTCTCGGCGCAGGGCTCTTCCTGCTCACCGTGCGCACCGGGTGGGATCGCAAGGCGCGCCTCATCCCCTTCACCGCGGCGGACGTCTACTACCTGGTGATGCGCGGCGTCGACCGTCTCTCGGTGCTCAGCACGACGCTGACCCAGCGAGGCTCCCTCCCCGTCTACGTCGGCACGATCTTCGTCGTCTTCGTGGCCGCCGAGATCACGGCCCTGCTGGCGAGCGACGTCGACCGTTTCCAGCTGTCCGCGTGGCATACGCCCGCCCAGGTGGTCGTCGCACCGATGATGGCGGCTGCCGCCGTCATGGCCGTTCGCGCGCAGAAGCGCTACACCGGTGTCGTGCTCGTCTCGATCACCGGTCTCGGCATGGTCGTGCTGTTCGCGACCAGCGGCGCCCCCGACCTGGCGCTCACGCAGATCCTCGTCGAGACGGTCACCATGGTCACCTTCGCCCTCGTGCTCCGGAGGCTGCCTGCGCGGATGGGCGAGCACAACGCCTCCGTCGGTCGCATCCCCCGGGCGCTCCTCGGTGTCGGCGTGGGGCTCACCATGGCCCTGGTCGCGATCGTGGCCACGCAGTCGCGCGTCTCCGACCCGATCTCCGAAGCCTTCCCCCGCCTCGCGTACGAGATCGGCCACGGCAAGAACGTCGTCAACGTCGCGCTCGTCGACCTCCGCGGGTGGGACACGATGGGCGAGCTCTCGGTGCTCGTGCTGGCCGCCACCGGGGTCGCGTCGCTGGTGTTCGTCACGCACCGGGCCGACATGCTCTCGGCGACGAAGACGCTGCCCAAGGCCCGCCGCCGTCGCACGCTCAGCCGTCCCCTCGTCGAGACGACCGAGGGCGTGCGCTTCCAGACCTCCGAGAACGAGAGCAGCCCTCGTGCCTGGCTCGTCGGCGGTCAGAGGATGAAGCCCGAGAATCGGTCGATCCTTCTCGAGGTCATCGTCCGCATCCTGTTCCACACGATCATCGTCGTGTCGATCTTCCTGCTGTTCTCCGGGCACAACCTCCCCGGCGGCGGTTTCGCCGGCGGACTCGTCGCCGGCATGGCGCTCGTCATGCGATACGTCGCGGGCGGGCGCTGGGAGCTCGGAGCCGCCGCGCCCACTGACGCCGGTCGACTTCTCGGCACCGGCCTCATCCTCGCCGTCGGCACCGCCGTCGTGCCGCTGTTCTTCGGCATGGCCCCGCTCACCAGCACGTTCTGGGAGTGGGAGATCCCCGGCATCGGCCACATGGAGTTCGTCACGTCGACGATCTTCGACATCGGCGTCTATCTCGTCGTGATCGGTCTCGTGCTCGATGTACTGCGCAGCCTCGGCGGCGAGGTCGACCGCCAGGCGCAGGAGTTCCGCGAGCGGGGGGTGACCCTCTGA
- a CDS encoding Na(+)/H(+) antiporter subunit C — MDVSLTLIVIMAVLFACGVYAMLERSLTRVLIGFLLLGNATNILLLIVMGVPGNAPFFGTEGELSDPLPQALTLTAIVITFAVSAFLLALIYRSWQLGQADTVEDDEADIALRERTDADEDLMDDEADAADDEATTDFVGVQTAPITVLHMRDHPAIHDDAPTDRPTAPRPAPAAAEPAPDTEPDADVAASTLAHESAPPEADDENGAPDDTTDGEDRP, encoded by the coding sequence ATGGATGTCTCCCTGACCCTGATCGTGATCATGGCCGTGCTGTTCGCCTGCGGTGTCTACGCGATGCTCGAGCGCAGCCTGACCCGGGTGCTGATCGGCTTCCTCCTGCTCGGCAACGCCACGAACATCCTGCTGCTCATCGTGATGGGCGTTCCGGGCAACGCGCCCTTCTTCGGCACCGAGGGCGAGCTCAGCGATCCGCTTCCACAGGCCCTCACACTCACGGCCATCGTCATCACGTTCGCCGTCTCGGCGTTCCTGCTCGCCCTCATCTACCGCTCCTGGCAGCTGGGTCAGGCCGATACCGTCGAGGACGACGAGGCCGACATCGCGCTCCGCGAGCGCACCGATGCCGACGAGGATCTCATGGACGACGAGGCCGACGCCGCCGACGACGAGGCCACCACCGACTTCGTGGGCGTGCAGACGGCTCCGATCACCGTGCTGCACATGCGCGACCACCCCGCGATCCACGACGACGCGCCCACGGACCGTCCGACCGCCCCCCGTCCGGCGCCCGCGGCGGCAGAGCCTGCGCCGGATACGGAGCCGGATGCGGATGTCGCAGCATCCACTCTCGCCCACGAATCGGCCCCGCCGGAGGCCGACGACGAGAACGGCGCACCGGACGACACGACAGACGGGGAGGACCGCCCATGA
- a CDS encoding Na+/H+ antiporter subunit D, giving the protein MSALVPLLVALPLLGAAVTLIFGRNPRLQAFVTVATLAIVSVIAAVLLVVVDAGVPLAVSVGGWPVPFGIVLYVDRLAALLVLISSVVLLAVLLFSIGQGAADGTDETPISIFNPSYLILAAGIFNAFIAGDLFNLYVGFEILLVASYVLITLGSTESRIRTGAVYIVVSLVSSILFLASIAMIYGALGTVNMAQIAERMTELPQETQLVLHLMLVVAFGIKAAIFPVSFWLPDSYPTAPAPVTAVFAGLLTKVGVYALIRTETQLFADNSIDTLLLIIALATMIVGVLGAVAQAELKRILSFTLVSHVGYMIFGLAIATPAAIGATVYYIVHHIIVQTTLFLAVGLIERRAGSTSILRVKGLLKVAPVIAVLYFIPAINLGGLPPFSGFIGKFALFEAAASVGTPLMIVLILGGIVTSLLTLYALMRAWNLAFWREEEDSAETEGRISYLGNAPAADEQQERRRIPRIMTVATAGMVGVTVALTVFAGPLYALCDRIGEALLDPVSLIQLEDEVEG; this is encoded by the coding sequence ATGAGCGCCCTCGTCCCGCTGCTCGTCGCGCTGCCGCTGCTCGGCGCCGCCGTCACGCTGATCTTCGGTCGCAACCCCCGACTCCAGGCCTTCGTCACTGTCGCGACCCTCGCCATCGTCTCGGTCATCGCGGCGGTGCTGCTGGTCGTCGTCGATGCGGGTGTTCCCCTCGCCGTCTCGGTCGGCGGCTGGCCGGTGCCGTTCGGCATCGTGCTCTACGTCGACCGGCTCGCCGCGCTCCTGGTGCTCATCTCGAGCGTCGTGCTGCTCGCCGTCCTCCTCTTCTCCATCGGTCAGGGTGCGGCAGACGGCACCGACGAGACGCCGATCTCGATCTTCAACCCGTCGTACCTGATCCTCGCCGCCGGAATCTTCAACGCGTTCATCGCGGGCGACCTCTTCAACCTGTACGTCGGATTCGAGATCCTCCTCGTCGCGTCCTACGTGCTGATCACATTGGGCAGCACGGAGTCCCGCATCCGCACCGGCGCCGTCTACATCGTCGTGTCGCTGGTCTCGTCCATCCTGTTCCTCGCCTCGATCGCGATGATCTACGGGGCCCTCGGCACCGTGAACATGGCGCAGATCGCCGAGCGGATGACCGAGCTGCCGCAGGAGACCCAGCTCGTCCTCCACCTCATGCTGGTGGTCGCGTTCGGCATCAAGGCCGCCATCTTCCCCGTGTCCTTCTGGCTGCCCGACTCGTATCCGACGGCACCGGCTCCTGTCACCGCGGTCTTCGCCGGCTTGCTGACCAAGGTCGGCGTGTACGCGCTGATCCGCACCGAGACGCAGCTGTTCGCCGACAACAGCATCGACACACTGCTGCTGATCATCGCGCTCGCGACCATGATCGTGGGAGTACTCGGTGCCGTCGCGCAGGCGGAGCTGAAACGAATCCTGTCGTTCACGCTGGTGAGTCACGTGGGGTACATGATCTTCGGTCTCGCGATAGCGACGCCCGCCGCGATCGGCGCGACGGTGTACTACATCGTCCACCACATCATCGTGCAGACGACGTTGTTCCTCGCCGTCGGTCTCATCGAGCGTCGAGCGGGCAGCACGTCGATCCTCAGGGTGAAGGGACTGCTCAAGGTCGCGCCCGTGATCGCGGTGCTCTACTTCATCCCCGCGATCAACCTCGGGGGCCTGCCTCCGTTCTCCGGGTTCATCGGCAAGTTCGCGCTGTTCGAGGCCGCGGCATCCGTCGGAACCCCGCTGATGATCGTGCTGATCCTCGGGGGAATCGTCACCTCGCTCCTCACCCTCTACGCCCTGATGCGCGCCTGGAACCTCGCGTTCTGGCGCGAGGAGGAGGACTCCGCCGAGACCGAGGGGCGCATCTCGTACCTGGGCAACGCCCCGGCGGCCGACGAGCAGCAGGAGCGTCGCCGCATCCCGAGGATCATGACCGTCGCGACAGCCGGCATGGTCGGGGTCACTGTGGCACTGACCGTCTTCGCGGGCCCCCTCTACGCGCTGTGCGACCGCATCGGTGAAGCTCTGCTCGACCCGGTGAGCCTCATCCAGCTGGAAGACGAGGTGGAGGGATGA
- a CDS encoding Na+/H+ antiporter subunit E, whose protein sequence is MSPTETGRHFWRDIRVQLPFLAWLVVLWMLLWAQFTVLAFLSGLVVAVFVTRVFRLPTVELSGRINVWYAALLVVQFLFAVLRGALAVTVQVFDFRRQPGAAIIAVPLKYADDLMMTHVSVVSSLVPGSLVVEADRDRQVLYLHVIGVRSLADVEKQREGVLRWERRVVRALGAPEQYRALKADARAARAASAGGSIGSAGGAKKGGAR, encoded by the coding sequence ATGAGCCCCACCGAGACCGGTCGTCACTTCTGGCGTGACATCCGCGTGCAGCTTCCGTTCCTCGCGTGGCTCGTCGTGCTGTGGATGCTGCTGTGGGCGCAGTTCACGGTGCTCGCCTTCCTGTCAGGGCTCGTCGTCGCGGTGTTCGTCACCCGCGTCTTCCGACTGCCGACGGTCGAGCTCTCCGGGCGCATCAACGTCTGGTACGCCGCGCTCCTTGTCGTGCAGTTCCTGTTCGCGGTGCTGCGGGGAGCGCTCGCGGTGACCGTGCAGGTGTTCGACTTCCGGCGTCAGCCCGGGGCCGCGATCATCGCCGTGCCGCTGAAGTACGCGGACGACCTCATGATGACCCATGTGTCGGTCGTGTCGTCGCTCGTTCCCGGGTCTCTCGTCGTCGAAGCCGATCGCGACCGTCAGGTGCTGTATCTGCACGTGATCGGCGTGCGCAGCCTGGCCGACGTCGAGAAGCAGCGGGAGGGCGTGCTCCGCTGGGAGCGACGGGTCGTGCGTGCGCTCGGCGCCCCCGAGCAGTACCGTGCCCTCAAGGCCGACGCGCGCGCGGCCCGTGCCGCCTCGGCCGGCGGTTCCATCGGCTCGGCCGGTGGCGCGAAGAAGGGCGGTGCCCGATGA